A stretch of DNA from Desulfovibrio gilichinskyi:
TTCCCGTTCAAAAAGTCTTTCAAGACAAGCAACAGTTGCCGAACAAGGGCACATCACAGATAGGATCATAAAAGCGACTGAGCAATTAGGAAGTCCAGAACTCCATGTTCGAATTGGCGCTATATATACTTTATGGAGAACAGCACAAGATACTAAACTAGAAACAGATAAAATCATGATTTTAGATATGCTGTGTGCATATATTCGTAGCCCAACCAGAAGTGATCATGATTTAGAACACTTTAATCTAAAAAATAAATATGGGAAAATAAAACAAATACACGAAAAAAACAAAATACGAGAGGATGTACAAATTTGTTTAACCTTAATTACAAAAAATATTTCAAGTTTTGAGCTAACTAAACATTATCCTTGTAATCTCCAAAATTCAAACTTAAATGAGGCAGACCTTGTTAAGGCAGACCTTAAGGAAGCAGTCCTTCATGGAGCAAACCTTAAAGGGGCAAACCTTTATGGAGCAAACCTTCAGAGGGCAAACCTTGATAAAGCAAACTTTGAGAATGCAAGCCTTCATAATGCAAATCTTAATTGTACAAGCCTTCATACGGCGAATCTTAAAAAGGCAAACCTTATGTGTGCAAACCTTATACTGACAAACCTTCAGCACGCAAACCTTCAAAGAGCAGTCCTTCAGGGAACAGATCTTCATGAGGCAGACCTTCAGTGGGCAGACCTTCAAGGGGCAAGACTTTGGGAAGTCAAACTTAAAGGGGCAAACCTTAAGAATGTTAATTTTGAGGGCGCAAGCCTTAGCTATCTAAACCTCGAGGGAGCAGACCTTAAGGACACAAATCTGAAAGGAGCAAACCTTGAAAGCGCAAATCTTCAGAAAGCAAACTTTTATGGGGCAGAACTTGATGGTGTGATATTTCAAAGTGCAAACCTTAAGGAAGCGAACCTTCAATGGGCATGCCTTGAAGGTGTAAACCTTCACAACGCAAATCTTAAAAAGGCAAACCTTGAAAATGCAAACCTTAATAATGCAGATCTTGAAAATGCAAAACTCGAAGAAGCACAACTTCAAAGGGCAAGCCTCGAAGGGGCCTCCCTTTGGAAAGCAACGCTTCAGGGGGCAAACCTTCAGAGCGCAAATCTTCAAAAGGCAATACTTTGGAATGTAAATCTCGAGGGGGCAGACCTTAAGGAGGCAAATCTTAAAGAGGCTAACTTTGAAGGCGCAAACCTTAAAGAGGTAAACTTTGAAGGAGCAAACCTTCAATGGGCAGGATTCAAAAATGCAGACGTTAAAGGGGCAAACTTTAAGAAGTCAGACCTTCAATGGGCAGGCCTTGGAGGAGTAGACCTTGCGGAGGCAAATTTTGATAAAGCAAACCTTGACGACACTTTTTTTTCAAACAATTAGTCATAGTTACTTAGATATAAATATATTATGGATTAAAAACAAATCACACCCTCTCCCCCTCAACACTAGTAACATACCCCCCACTCCCCAACTTATGAGTCGCACGGGTAACACTCCAAAGACCATTAACCCCATCACGAAAACCGGAAAGCGAAAGCCTACATTCTGCCCTTAGCTCTGGCCTTCCCGGAAGGCTTACGGAAAGGCTTTGCTTACCCCTTTGGAAAGCCTCTAGTTTAGCCTTTGCCGCTTTTGCCGCTGACTCCTGCGTGGGGTAAATATGCCGAATGCGACGCATGGGTTCCCCTGCTCCTGCAATCTCTTCAATATCCTTTGCAGATTCTACAGAACGCCAGATAGCAACGACCTGATTATAGTCAGTTCTGGCGGTGATAGTTACACGGTAATTTGTAACGTCTGTGGGGATCAGGGCCACGGTAGGCATTGATTTGCCGGAAATAGTTTTACCCTGCCCCTTGTGAGCAAATACAAGCTTGCCCCCGTTAGCCTTGGCTATTGCGTCGTGATCTTTGGCTATGCGGGTTAATAGATGCATGTCAGATTCGTTTATCTGGTCGATATGCGGTAAACCTACGCCGGACAAATCAGAAGCAACGGCAGGGTCAAGTCCGTGGTCAGCACTTACCGTTGCCACTAATGCGCCTATCGTTTGCGGTAGCCATGAACGTGTTTTCTGTGTCTGAAGATGATAATACGCCTTGCTCTTTTCCTGCGGTGCGCCCGCCGCCTTAATGCACATTTTATCCGGCGGACCTGAAAGCGTAATTTCGTCCGAAACAAACAGCCCCATATATGTTGCCGCTTCTCCGTAACCAAGCCATACTTTAAGCTGTCCACCTGCTTTCGGTAGCCTGTACCCTTTATCGTGCAGGGAAATAGACAAAGAATCAGATTTTACGCCAGCTTCATCAGTTATAGTCAAAGAAATTAAATTTTCCCGAATAGCTTCGGTTATGTCGCTTCCGTCCGCTTCAACTCTGTATGCTGGCTTGTGAGTTAATCCCATAAACTTATGCCTTGATCTTTTTCCGGTGTAGCCAGTTCCGGCAAGTCAATTTCAATACCAGCATCAAAAACCGGACCTTTATCAGCAAGGCCGGGATTAGCTTCAAGCACAGTGGCAACGGCAGATTCACGCCCGTAATATTTAAAGCAAATTCTATCTAACAAATCGCCGTCTTTAGTTCTGTAAATCATTCTTCGTACCGCTGAATTTTAAGTGTAAATTCTTGCTTACGGGCAACACCATCTTTAAAAAACACGCTGTCCTTTTCACCAACGGAAAGAATCACCCATTCATCATGGACATTGCCAAGCCCATCTACCAGCATCAGCGGGTCGCCCTTCGCTTGCATTGCCCGCATTTTATCAATCTGTCCTAAACCGCCTTTGTAATGAGGATAGATAACACCGGGCAATGTTATTGAATCATCCCCCGGCCCCAAATCCTGCATAGCGGCTCGTTTACCTATCCTATTAATTTTACCCCACCTTTGAGCCGTTGAACGTTGCAAGGTCTGGTATGCGGCTGTATCAACACTAAAAAGAAATTCACCTAGTTTCAGCATTGCCATAAAAAACTCCTAATCATGCAGGGCAAGGCGTGCATTATCGTGATTATTTTCTTCAATTCTCCGCATAACTTCATCCGCTATTTCTTCGGCAGACTGCCCCGGTGCGGCATTAATAGTAATAGTATATTTATTAGATGATGTTGAAGAACTGGCTTGTACTGAACGTGCTTCAACAGGCATTGCCTCGGTTATTGTTTCAGCACGGGCCGTCGCAACAGGGATAGCTTTAGCAACGGCCTTACCAACTATAACCGTTTGATCCTTTTCTTCATCATCACCAAACCCAAAAAAACCAGCTACAGAAGAAATTGCCGAACCTATCCCGCCAAAAACAGCGGCGGCTTTGTCACCAATCCAGCCGAATAAATCGCCAACCCAAGCCTTGATTGGCGACCAATGCTGAATGACAAGCCCCAACGGGGTAAAGTTCATAAAGACAGATTTAATAAAGTCGAATCCGTCGGAAACAGCATTGCCAATCATTGAACCAAAGTTGCCGAAAAAGTCGCAAATCGGGTCCCAATATTTCCAGACAAGCACAGCCGCGCCGATTACCGCAGTAACAGCCAGCCCAATAGGGTTTGCCATTACTGCCGCACCTATTGCACGAATGCCCGTAACAACCGCCGGAAAATAAGTTGAAACAATCGGGACAATAGCCTTGCCCACAGTGAAAAGATTAGTTGCAAAGCGTCCAATACCCAATGCGGCTTTGGCTCCAAAAGCAAACCCGATAGCAATAGCGAGATTATCAAAACCGCCAACAAATGAGGCTACCGTCGAAACCGCACTACCTATTGTTGAAACAACGGTATAAACTCCGCGCCCAAATGCCAGAAAGCCCGGTATTGAATCCTTGACGGCATCCCCTATGCCGATCAAATCTTTTTTGTTACTTGTAACCCAATCGGCAAGCTTTGGACCGTATTCATCAACCAGCGGAGCAATTGCACCACCTATCAAACCAAAAAATTCAGAAGTAACAGACCCGACAACGGTAGTGAGATGTGAAAAGGCCGTATTATACGCCGCCGCACCTGCCCGCCCTTCGTCAGAAAGAACATTTAGCCGCATTTGCTGATCTAGAATTTCATCAATGCCCTCTTTACGTGATCGAAGATAACCAAAAAATTTATTAGCTTCACCGCCGAACAGCATATCAGCGGCGGAAACAGCCGCCTGCTGATCAGGCATATCTTTGATGGCTTTTGCTATTTCCCGGAACTGTTCTTCCGGTTTCATATCTCTAAGCTCTTCAAAAGACAGACCGAGCATTTCAAGTGATTCTTTTACAGGTGTTGTTTCTTCAAGCCCGGCACTTTCACCGAGCTTGTTATTCATTTCTTCAACAAGGTCGCCCACATTGTCGATTTCAAACCCGGCTTCTTTGGCAACTCCGCCCCACGCCTGAAGACTGTCCGCAGACATATTCAGTGATCGGGCGAGGGCCACTTGTTCACCCGTGGCCTTATTTGTCATAGTGACAGCCGCGCCAACAACACCAATTCCAGCAGCAACACCAACCCCGATACGGGCCGCGTCACCTATCTGGCTTTTCATTCTGCTGCCAGCTTCAACCGCACGGTTCAGGCTATCCATATTGCGCTTGGCTTTGCTCAGTTCAGCAGACAAGCGAATATGCTCGCCCGTAAGATTAGAGGTTTTTACCCCCGCCTTTTGCAAGGCCGCGCCCATATCGTTTAGCTTTTCACGACCTGCATTATAAGCCCGTCCGGCTTTCTCTGCGGCGGCATCCGCACGGGCCAGCTCCGCAGTCATTTTTTTAGAAGGCTTTAAGGTTGCTTCATGCTCTTTGCGAAGCTTAGCGGCATTGCGCTTAAGTTCGTCATACTCTTTGCCGAGTTTACCAACAGCTTGAGGATCGTACTTTTCAAGCATATCAAGTTTATCTTTAGTGTTGCGAACAGCATCACCAACTCCGGAAAGATCACCGCCCAAGACTTTAATACTTGAGCGGAAGGATTCTTTCACGGCTCCGCCTATCTCAACAACTGCGGAAAACTTTTTATTTGCCACTTTGCAACCTCATTGCCTCGCTTAAATCATCAAGAAAATCTTCTGTATCCATGTCCATAATTTCGGAGCGGCTCCAACCTGTAAAATGGGCCAGAGCCAACACCCTTTGCCGAACCTCTTTAGGTTCTAGGATAAAAAACTGCGGTACTCTTTTTGAAGCTTTGAATAATCTTTCATGTCCATATTTTCGATCACTGCCGGAGCAACTTCGCAAAGATTGGCAAAAAGCTGTACTTCAATTTCATCCTGCGACTTGCTGGATTTTTTAGCGACAAGCTGATCCTTAACTTTAGGGCGACGCATATTAATTTTATCTAGCGGAACCCCGCCAACCTCAACCGGATATTCAAGTTTAATTTCACTCATTTTTAAATTCTCCTATAACCGTTTTGATTTATACTTTTATTGCGTTGCGAATTTCTTCAAGACGGTCTTTACCGTTAATAGCGCGCTTCATGTTCGGGATATCAATTTCATGCAGGATTGTGCCGTCCTGTTCCCGTTTGTAATATTCAAGCTTCATGGTAAATGTTTGATTATTCTTTTCGCCAGCTTTCCAAGACCCATCTTCAATAGATGTTACGGTCCCACGCATATTGATAACAACGGGCTTTACAGAACCGTCCCAAGATTCCAGCGCGCCCCGCGCGGTGAGCTGTGTTTTTTCACCAACGGCAACACCCCATAAGCTTAAAACTTCAGGGAAATGCCCGGTCAAAACAAATGATGTTTCAAGGCCTTCCATGCCCATATCAATTGCTATTGGACCATCCATACCCCCGGCACGGTGATCATCTGTTTTAACCCCCAATTTTGGGGGCTTAAACTCTTCAGCGTTTCCGGCATAACCTTTACCATCAACCGAAATAGAGAAATTTTTCAGAATATAATCTGCAACTGGCATTAGAAAATCTCCTCAAAGTAATCGTTAACCATACGACTACGGAAAGTTACGTGTTCGGCGGGTGCTGGCGGGGTAAAGTCAAAGTCAAAATATACCTTACCTGCCGCAATCTGATCCGGTGAATTAAGTTCTGGATCAGCCCAACAAGTGCCGCCAAGTATTGCGCCTTGATTAACCAGAGAACGAAGATAGTTATTAACGCCCTCGGTTACATCTTCCATGTATGTTTTGGTTATGTTGCGATCCACGGCCCAAAGGTGAGCTTGAAGCAGGGATTCATTAATCATGTCCGCAGTACGGCGAACAGAAAGGAAAGCCCATTTAGCATCCGATGAACAAGTCCGGTTGCCCCAAAGCCTGAATCCGTCTTCATTAATGATAGTGGTTACATTCTTTTCATTAAGCAGGTTGGCGCGGCAATTTGCATCGCCAAGCGCAAAATCAACAGGGCGGGCCGTGCCGGAAATACCCATAATTTCCTGATTAGATGGCGACCACCAAAACCCTTTATCATTATCAATCTTGGCAATCAGCCCTGCAACGCGCGCGGATGGCGGTTCATTTACATAAACCCCGTTGCGATAAACTTTTACCCACGGGTCAACGACGTAACAGCGTCCGCCAAGGTCATTTTCCATGCTGATTGCATCAGCATCGTTAGTGTTGGGACCATCAACAAGGATAGTAGCCCGTAGACGCGGTGCTATTCCTTCAAGTTCTGCAACAACCGGATTCTTAAAGAAAATACCAGGATGTTCGGAATCCTCTTCTTGCTGGTGGGTAAAGCCCGGCGCAAGTAGAATGCGAGGGGTAAAGCCTAAAGCGGACTTTGAACCAAGCAAGGCTTGAACGCCTAAGTAATTGCCGTTTATCGGATCAACTCCGCCGATTACATTCGTCATGGTTTCGGCATCGTTTGCGCCTTCTTCAACGCGGATCACAACCACCACGGCCCCGATCTGGTCAAAGATTGCATCAAGCGCATTGGGCAAAGTACCTGCTCCGTTACCCACTGTATCAAGTTTTGCGGCCTCAGTACGATTACCTGCAATCATAACAGGTTTATTAAGCGGGAAAACGGCTTCATCAGCATCAGGGGCCGTGCCTATAATGCCGATTACCGAAGACCGGACAGTCCGAATAGTGCGCGGGCCATCGTCAATTTCGATAACCTCAACGCCGTGTAAAAAAGTTTCAGGCATTTTTTTCTCCTGTTTAGTTATTACGACCCATCAAAATTATGCGGAAAATTCCGAAGATGTTTTTAAGTGCACTTTTACGAGTTTCGACATTTGTTGCGGCTTCGTAAGCGGCTTCTGCCGCGTCAAGAGCACTACGGGTTTGATTCGATATTTTGCCGCTATCAATAAGGCGTACCGAAAGTTTTACCGACTTCTCTGTACCCGGCAGAATAATTTCAGAAGAGTTACCGAGTTCATTAAGGATGAACGGCGCAAGCTCCGCCGCCAGTCTCTTTTTTTCGGCAATCGTCATATCATTTATATTTATACTCATGGGCTATGCTCCTTGTTTCCAAGTATCGATTTGAGTTTCAGCAACGCGGCATTCGCTATCCTTAGATAATCCAGACACGCCAAGGGCCACACGGCGGAAAGGTTCAGCCGGGGTTTGTTTGGTCGATTCAAGTAAAATGAAATCAGGGCGGTCTGGATCGGAATCCGTGCCGAGGGTGGCATTTTCAATATCAATTTCGGCAAAATCTGCTTGAGCGAAAGCAGCCCCGGCGGGGCCAGTTGCGGCTGTAAGTTTAGGGATTATGTGAGCGCGAGTAGGGGGTTCTGTGTATCCGGCGGCGGAAGTATCGATTTCAAATAACCTCTCGTTTTTAAGCAATTGGACTTCATCAGCACTAATTCCTCTATTAAACACTCGGATTTGATCAACATACTGTGTATAATGAAACATGCCCAAAAACACTAAATTTGAATAACCCGGCAGTGTCACAGAGTGTATCAATTCACTATCAATATATAATTTTCGGACATTATTACCGTTAACCCCACCAGCCGTTATGCACCAATGATGGTATTTACCGTCCATAATTTTTGAATTAATATAATTATATTGTGCATCAGTCACATACGCAGTGCTATTCTGGCCCAAATAAATAATTTTATTCGAACCGCCAAAACCGATAAGCCTAGAAATGTCCGCACTCGTTACGGAAAAAGATTGTCTAAACATGATATGTAGCCAATTCTTATCTTTTGACCACAACGAAAATGCAAAGTTATTAGTATTAATTGCAGTGGTGCCTCTAAAGCTGACTGTCGCGGCTGGATTAATAGCGTGGCCGTGACACTCCGGTATATGGGCACCACCACCCCATTTACCATCAATTTCAACCAAGCTTGTCGGTGCTGAACAACCATCCGCTAACCCAAGAGGTGACCCTTCATTAAATGGGAAACAATCAACACATGATTTATCTCCAAAAATATCCAATACGTTTGTAGAATCTTTCCCACTAACAGGTGCTTTTTTAACTGAACCCAACTCGGTTGAGACATCAACAGTCACGCCAACAATTGCTGTATCTGTATACAATTTTTGTGCAGAGCTGTTAGACATGATATTCAGTCCTTCACTACGCACCTTCGCACGCACCGAGTATTCCGCCCAATCCGCCTCGCCTTCACCTTGATCTATCCCATTACTGCGAAGCGCGGCATCATCAGCCAGCGCAACCCCTGCCGCACTTGCATCATCATGCCCAACCCACGAACTAGGATAAACTGCTTCGTCACCAGTTATAAAAGCGGAAGCTGTACGAAACGCTGTTGCTGTTGACCAATCAGACCAGCCAAGCACCGCGCCCTTATGACGACACTCAAAAACATAATCGCTTGAGACTTGAAGCAGTCCTGCAGGAATCAGATATTCCAGCACCGCGCCAAGTTCAGGCGACAAATGCAAAATGGTATCGCCCTGCCGGATTCTAAACTGAGTTGCGGCGTGTGTATCCGGTTCATCACCGACAACGGCAAACGGACTTGATTTTAAAGTCGGGCATTCCCCTACATTGGTTGCACCACTGATTGGTTCAGCATTTGCCGGACGCTCTACATAATTAAAAATATCCTTAGTCATGAAAGTTTTAGGTTCAGACCACGGAGACCATTGCCCGGTATTCAAACGGCGTCGAGTCCGCACCTTGTAAATTGTGCTTACCTGCAAATATCCGGCAGGAAGTTCAAAGCTATTCAAGGCTACAGAACTAGGACCGGAATCAAAAACAGGATTGGAAAAATTGCCAGATAGAAGGTCAACCTGCCACTGGCTTGCTTGATGCTCAGTATTTGCAAAAACAGGCACGAACTCGCGGGCGGTAATAATCGGCGTTTCGCCTATATTGGTTGCCCCGTCCGCGGGGTTTAAAATTTCTGGCGTTCCGGTTGCGAGCCTAGCCAGCAAATCAGGATGCGCTTCAGGATTAACATCATGTTCGCTAATATCGTCATGCGTAGCCAACAGGACAGGCGATTGCTTGATTGTAATTTCTTTTGCATTTCCCGTTACAACATCAATGCGGAACTGCTTTTCAAGCGGCGCGGCCCCGGCGGGCAGTTGCGGAATATAATCGTATTGATCGTCTCCCGAATAAACTACTGCATAAAGAATTTCACCGCGCGACGGGTGAGTTGCAAAAATGCCGAGTTCCCGCAGGGTAAAGCCGGATTCAAGCCCGCTGTTAGTCAGCATAGTAAAAATAGTGTAGCTTCCTGCGGCTTCGTCTGTTTCCGGCACAGAAGTCGGAGCAATTGAGCCAATATCAAGGCTCATTTCTTCGCGGATAAGTCCGGTCAACTCTGCGGGCGCACTTTGCTGTGCTTCACTCCAAAGGCCGGAACCGACAGCAACACGGGTAAAATCAAGAACGGCTCCCGCCCCGGTCAGCCCTAAAAGCTCCATGCCGAGCCGGGTAAGCCTCATACCTGTAAAATTAGGCATTCGTGCCTCCTATAGTAATTATATCCGTCACCTGTACGGCTCCGCCAAAAAACAGCCCCAAGGGTTCAACGGAAAGCTCCGTATCAGGTAAATTTATGTGAATAATATCCGCTTGTCTGACTCCTGCGCCTAAATAGAAACGGGAAGGTTCAGACGAAACATTAAAGTGAACAGGGATATGCTGAACTGAGCCGGAGCGAACAGCCCCGCCAGTAAATGCAGGGCTTTCAAGTGTGGAATGGAAAACCACAGAATCAAGGTGTGAACGGGTATTTTTAGAAACAGCTACAGCTTCAAGCATATCCAGATAAGCGGTTTCACTCGCGCCTATTCCGGTACGAACCTTGAACTTGTACGGATCGCCGTTGTATTCAAACCATTCAAGCACTTCGGCAGATATGCCTATTGCTTCCATGTATTTTTCAACGGCCCAAGGCGTACCCTTATGGCTATGAATTTCTATACTTGCCTTAATAACCGCGCGCTTTGTTTCTTCGGGCCATGAGTCTTTCCAAAGGTCCACGGAAAGCGACCACGCCAGCCACGGCAGAAAAACAACCGGACATTTATCAGGGTTCCACAAGTCGCGGATATCAACCGGAATGTTTTCAATCCGTGCAACAGAATTTGATAAATCACGCTCTTGCTTGGTTGCGTTAATAGGTAAAAGGTCAGCCATTAGCCTTCCTCCACTACAAACGCAGTACAAAAAGCGGCTTGATTTAGCTGCATAGCCAAATCCGTAACCGGAGAAGCAAGTTCAACTTTTGCCACGCCTTCAACATGCAAAGCGGCATAAATACCGGAAAGCGGAACAGTTGAGCCTAATGTATGCCGTTCACTTACATATTTAGTTACAGCGGAGCGGGCGGAATCAATTACGGATGAAGGAGCCGGGCCGGGCTGAATAAAAAGTTTTGCGTTAACTTCAAAATTTACAATTTCAGCAGGTTTTACAGTCACATGATCTGTTAAGGGTCTGACTTCGCGTCCGTTGATTACATCATTTACAGCTATAAGAGTTTCCGCATTCGGGGTTCCGTCGCCCACGCGACCCAAAACATAAACCTCAACTTCCCCCGGCACAGAACTTAAAGCCGAGGCATCACGTACAGCGGGAACTTTTAAGGCATGGAAAACATACGCTCCATCAGGGCCGGCAACGGAAAACCCTTCCGGGGCCATTTGAGTACGCTTGCGAAATTCTTCATCTGATTCATAAGTAGGCGGGATAACCGGACGCGCTTCAGAGTCGCCAGCATCAATTATTTTACGCTCAACCGGAGCAAGTGCCGCCAAATTATCAAGGTCATTACCCAAAGCATACGCAACCATGACCGCGCGGGTGGCATCATTAACGCGCTGGCGCAAATTGAGTTCACGGTATGCGGCAACCTCTAAAATTTTATAGGCAGGATCAGATTCAACAAGCGCGGAATACTCAGCATCACGCGCGCGAAGGTCTGCTAATATATCAGCGAGGATTGCTTCATAATCAAGCGTCTCGACAACATCAGGGGCCGGAACCTTGGACATATCAATGGATGTAAAACCATTCATGATATTACAATCCCGTCTAAGGTTATTTCCTTTCCTTCCGGCAGATACTTGCCCACCAAATCAATAATAATTTGTCCATTAGCCTTGAAGTCAGCGGCGGCAACTTTGGTAAGTTTAAAGCGCGGCTCCCATTTTTGGAGGGCTTCGGCAACGGCAGAATAATATTCAACAAGCAGGTCAGCACTATACGGCCTATCAACCAGTTGAAATAAGCGACTGCCATACTCACGGCGCATAATTCTTGAGCCGATTGGAGTTGTAAGAATATCCGTAATGGACTGCCTAAGATGTGCAATACCGTCTAAATGTTTGCCTGTACTGGCGCATACACCTTTCATAATGCACCGCCAGTGGGTTCATCGGTTACATCCCCGTTTTCAACATGAACGTGATGTTGCAGGGAAATACCATCGGAAATAAAATCACCGTCATGCTGATTAACTTCGCCGTAAATTTCACCACCGCCACCGTGGTTGCTGTTGCCCTGAACAAACGGGCCATCAAGAACAAGTAAAGGAGCGGAAAGAGTTATGCGGGTTGCGCTGTTAATGACAACCTCACCCTGTACATCAAGCACGACTTTTCCAGCGACAGTGTGATCAACATCACCGCCAACATCTTTTGAAACATTGCCGCCTATTGTACTGGTAAAATTCCCGCCGATATCATGCAAAACATCACGGTCAACCCTAAAGAAAACATCACGATGAACCTGCAAACTCATATCCCGATCTATTTCACGGATAGTATCACGGTGAACCTGTTCGTTTATATCCTGATCAATTTCGCGGTTAATATCGCCGGGGATATAAGCATGTAAAATATGTTTCAGACGGTCATATTCGATTATTGCGCCGTCTTCATATGTAGTGCGGTGAATAGTAGGACGGTCCGCCGGGGCCGGATGGCTGGTTGAAAAAATAGAACCCAAGACAACGCCACCGGAAATTTCACCGGATGGAGCAAGAACAA
This window harbors:
- a CDS encoding phage baseplate assembly protein V, producing MSQGNPYLLAELDRRLSNVVRIGTVAEADYSKARLRVSFGEAVSDWLPWVTFRAGGDHTWWAPEVDEQVLVLAPSGEISGGVVLGSIFSTSHPAPADRPTIHRTTYEDGAIIEYDRLKHILHAYIPGDINREIDQDINEQVHRDTIREIDRDMSLQVHRDVFFRVDRDVLHDIGGNFTSTIGGNVSKDVGGDVDHTVAGKVVLDVQGEVVINSATRITLSAPLLVLDGPFVQGNSNHGGGGEIYGEVNQHDGDFISDGISLQHHVHVENGDVTDEPTGGAL
- a CDS encoding GPW/gp25 family protein; this encodes MKGVCASTGKHLDGIAHLRQSITDILTTPIGSRIMRREYGSRLFQLVDRPYSADLLVEYYSAVAEALQKWEPRFKLTKVAAADFKANGQIIIDLVGKYLPEGKEITLDGIVIS